One genomic segment of Primulina tabacum isolate GXHZ01 chromosome 9, ASM2559414v2, whole genome shotgun sequence includes these proteins:
- the LOC142555240 gene encoding uncharacterized protein LOC142555240 codes for MIPKIAQIRLVSSHPEVYDPCDDSFALVDALLADRTNLLEHQPSICMEIGCGSGYVIASLALLLGSDAPSAYYIATDINPHAVRVTQETIQAHGCHAELVITDIASGLVKRLNRLVDVLVVNPPYVPTPEEEVGCSGITSSWAGGENGRNVIDRILSVADKILSDKGWLYLVTLTENNPLEICLQMRRKGYASRIILQRSTQEENLHIIKLWRDSETLLEVNECMGLKKTNDGKIKNPIHFPQFSVWGCDSRKNR; via the coding sequence ATGATCCCCAAAATTGCTCAAATCCGCCTGGTGAGCTCGCATCCTGAAGTTTATGATCCATGTGATGATTCATTTGCATTAGTCGATGCACTGCTGGCTGATAGAACCAACTTATTAGAACACCAACCTTCTATATGCATGGAAATTGGTTGCGGTAGTGGCTATGTTATTGCATCCTTGGCTCTTCTACTGGGAAGCGATGCCCCTAGTGCCTACTACATAGCCACCGACATCAATCCCCATGCAGTGAGAGTCACTCAGGAGACTATACAAGCACACGGCTGTCATGCGGAACTGGTGATTACGGATATCGCGTCTGGACTTGTGAAACGCTTAAATAGATTGGTGGATGTTTTGGTTGTGAACCCACCTTATGTGCCGACACCAGAAGAGGAAGTTGGGTGTTCTGGTATCACCTCATCTTGGGCCGGAGGGGAAAATGGGCGTAATGTTATCGATAGAATCTTGTCTGTTGCCGACAAGATTTTGTCTGACAAAGGGTGGTTATACTTGGTTACCCTCACAGAAAATAACCCGTTAGAAATATGTCTTCAGATGAGAAGAAAAGGTTATGCATCTCGAATCATTTTGCAGAGATCAACTCAAGAAGAGAATCTCCACATTATTAAACTATGGCGTGATTCCGAAACTTTATTGGAGGTAAATGAATGTATGGGCTTGAAGAAAACAAACGATGGGAAGATTAAGAATCCCATTCATTTTCCTCAATTTTCGGTGTGGGGATGCGACAGTCGCAAGAATCGCTAG